The following are from one region of the Halorussus rarus genome:
- a CDS encoding carbon-nitrogen family hydrolase: MRLALAQLEIESAAVEDNRERAEAAVAEAADRGADLVALPEIFNVGYFAFDSYQRAAEPVEGPTLTRIADAASEHGVGVLAGSIVEDLAETESVETPADEGLANTSVLFDRDGRRLAVYRKHHLFGYESAEARMLVPGESLGVAEFGGTTVGMTTCYDLRFPELFRSIAAEGADLVLVPSAWPYPRVEHWKLLPRARAVENQLFVATINGSGDFDDAELLGRSTAYDPWGTTLASTGDDPALVVTDVDPDRVAAVREEFPAWRDRRI; this comes from the coding sequence GTGAGGCTCGCGCTCGCCCAGCTCGAGATAGAGTCCGCCGCGGTCGAGGACAACCGCGAGCGCGCCGAGGCGGCCGTCGCCGAGGCCGCCGACCGGGGCGCCGACCTCGTCGCGCTCCCGGAGATATTCAACGTGGGCTACTTCGCGTTCGACTCCTACCAGCGCGCGGCCGAACCCGTCGAGGGGCCGACGCTGACCCGCATCGCCGACGCGGCCAGCGAGCACGGCGTGGGCGTCCTCGCGGGCAGCATCGTGGAGGACCTCGCAGAGACCGAGAGCGTCGAGACGCCGGCCGACGAGGGGCTGGCGAACACGTCGGTCCTGTTCGACCGCGACGGGCGGCGCCTCGCGGTGTACCGCAAGCACCACCTGTTCGGCTACGAATCGGCCGAGGCTCGGATGCTCGTGCCCGGCGAGAGCCTGGGCGTCGCCGAGTTCGGAGGGACGACGGTCGGGATGACGACCTGCTACGACCTCCGGTTCCCGGAACTGTTCCGTTCCATCGCGGCGGAGGGCGCTGACCTCGTCCTCGTCCCGAGCGCGTGGCCGTACCCCCGCGTCGAGCACTGGAAGCTCCTGCCCCGCGCCCGCGCTGTCGAGAACCAACTGTTCGTCGCCACGATCAACGGGTCGGGCGACTTCGACGACGCCGAACTCCTCGGGCGCTCGACGGCGTACGACCCCTGGGGCACCACGCTGGCGAGCACGGGCGACGACCCGGCGCTCGTCGTCACCGACGTCGACCCGGATCGGGTCGCGGCCGTCCGCGAGGAGTTCCCGGCGTGGCGCGACCGGCGAATCTGA
- a CDS encoding CoxG family protein: MTIRVERTFEMAVAPEEVWEFIADPEKRATAISVVDDYEVVGENQSIWHIKLPIPFLDRTVPVETEDVERDPPRYVKFVGRSSALRVTGEHEIRETEDGSQLINRFTVEGRMPGIERYFRKHLDEELDNLETALREAVPA, encoded by the coding sequence ATGACAATCCGGGTGGAGCGAACGTTCGAGATGGCAGTCGCGCCCGAGGAGGTGTGGGAGTTCATCGCGGACCCGGAGAAGCGAGCTACCGCCATCAGCGTCGTCGACGACTACGAGGTCGTCGGCGAGAACCAGTCGATCTGGCACATCAAGCTCCCGATCCCGTTCCTCGACAGGACCGTCCCGGTCGAGACCGAGGACGTCGAGCGCGACCCGCCGCGGTACGTCAAGTTCGTCGGCCGGTCGTCGGCCCTCCGCGTCACCGGCGAGCACGAGATACGGGAGACCGAGGACGGGAGCCAGCTGATCAACCGGTTCACCGTCGAGGGGAGGATGCCCGGCATCGAGCGCTACTTCAGGAAGCACCTCGACGAGGAGCTCGACAACCTCGAGACCGCGCTCCGGGAGGCGGTTCCGGCGTGA
- a CDS encoding DUF7123 family protein, which translates to MTDYTDEEQRIVAYLRESVSKGERYFRSKNIAEQLGLSSKQVGVRLPELAEKTEEVDIEKWGRAKSTTWKVTPG; encoded by the coding sequence ATGACCGATTACACCGACGAGGAGCAACGGATCGTTGCCTACCTCCGCGAGAGCGTCTCGAAGGGCGAGCGGTACTTCCGGTCGAAGAACATCGCCGAGCAGCTCGGGCTCTCCTCGAAGCAGGTCGGCGTCAGGCTGCCCGAGCTCGCCGAGAAGACCGAGGAGGTCGACATCGAGAAGTGGGGTCGCGCCAAGTCGACGACCTGGAAGGTGACGCCGGGATAG
- a CDS encoding DUF7525 family protein, translated as MAETETVGSDKGIGLATLFTLLAAGATVAMFVAPGTELAAWGFAAAVTAGVLAVAAVHLFW; from the coding sequence ATGGCCGAAACCGAGACGGTCGGGAGCGACAAGGGTATCGGACTCGCGACGCTGTTCACGCTGCTGGCGGCGGGTGCGACGGTCGCAATGTTCGTCGCGCCGGGCACCGAACTCGCCGCGTGGGGCTTCGCAGCGGCGGTGACCGCCGGCGTCCTCGCGGTCGCCGCGGTTCACCTCTTCTGGTAA
- a CDS encoding LEA type 2 family protein: protein MALSLKSALLGSKLRILFSVVLLAGVAVAGGVSLGVLGAPSVGGINNSFGNVTEDTTEIRTDIAVSNPNPVGVSLGGVSVSYDVTMNDVAMANGTKEGVSVGAGNSTVELATLMDNDRIPAWWVSHVRNGERTTLRVDASVRSATLGRRFEAPPVDREISTDLISQFNSTETRPVNANRPLVSDPVAYVNETGARWGEVTKSETPIALRFEVYNAKTLPLAITEIGYNITMNDVAVGSGESQTGHVIEGHSSETIETRTVIRNARLDDWWVSHLRNDQVTELRIDFYARVELAGETFRIPLDGMTYTKTIETDILGSKGASDGSESNAATTAGGDGSETDDGSKPTATTTGTETTTDDGTATAEPAATTSGDSTTTSDDSTTTGGETTTDDGLLARSPAGIR from the coding sequence ATGGCACTCTCGCTCAAGTCCGCGTTACTCGGGAGCAAGCTCCGAATTCTGTTCTCGGTCGTACTACTGGCCGGCGTCGCCGTCGCCGGCGGCGTGTCGCTGGGCGTCCTCGGCGCGCCCAGCGTCGGCGGAATCAACAACAGTTTCGGCAACGTCACCGAGGACACGACCGAGATACGGACCGACATCGCCGTCAGCAACCCCAATCCCGTCGGGGTGAGCCTCGGCGGCGTCTCGGTGTCCTACGACGTGACGATGAACGACGTGGCGATGGCCAACGGGACGAAGGAGGGCGTCTCGGTCGGCGCCGGGAACAGCACGGTCGAGCTCGCTACCCTGATGGACAACGACCGGATTCCGGCGTGGTGGGTCAGCCACGTCCGGAACGGAGAGCGGACGACGCTCCGCGTCGACGCCTCGGTCCGCTCGGCCACGCTCGGGCGTCGCTTCGAGGCGCCGCCGGTCGACCGCGAGATCTCGACCGACCTCATCTCGCAGTTCAACTCGACCGAGACGCGACCCGTCAACGCGAACCGGCCGCTGGTCTCGGACCCCGTCGCGTACGTCAACGAGACCGGCGCCCGGTGGGGGGAGGTGACGAAGTCCGAGACGCCCATCGCCCTGCGCTTCGAGGTGTACAACGCCAAGACCCTCCCGCTGGCGATCACCGAGATCGGGTACAACATCACGATGAACGACGTCGCGGTGGGGAGCGGCGAGAGCCAGACCGGTCACGTCATCGAGGGCCACTCCTCGGAGACGATCGAGACCCGGACCGTCATCCGGAACGCCAGGCTCGACGACTGGTGGGTCTCGCACCTCCGGAACGACCAGGTGACCGAGCTCCGCATCGACTTCTACGCCCGGGTCGAACTCGCCGGCGAGACGTTCCGGATCCCGCTCGACGGGATGACCTACACCAAGACCATCGAGACCGACATCCTCGGGTCGAAGGGCGCGAGCGACGGCAGCGAGTCGAACGCCGCGACCACGGCCGGCGGTGACGGCTCGGAGACCGACGACGGGAGCAAGCCGACCGCGACGACCACCGGAACGGAGACGACCACCGACGACGGGACCGCGACTGCGGAACCGGCCGCCACGACTTCCGGCGACTCGACCACCACTTCGGACGATTCGACAACTACCGGCGGGGAGACTACGACCGACGACGGACTCCTCGCCCGCAGCCCGGCGGGAATCCGGTGA